One Mus musculus strain C57BL/6J chromosome Y, GRCm38.p6 C57BL/6J DNA segment encodes these proteins:
- the Gm21724 gene encoding Y-linked testis-specific protein 1-like has translation MISLKKKSRRKPSSQALGNIVGCRISHGWKEGNEPVTHWKAIILGQLPTNPSLYLVKYDGIDSVYGQELHSDERILNIKVLPHKVVFPQVRDVHLARALVGRKVQHKFEGKDGSEDNWSGMVLAQVPFLQDYFYISYKNDPVLYVYQLLDDYKEGNLHIIPETPLAEARSGDENDFLIGTWVQYTRDDGSKKFGKVVYKDLANPTVYFIKFLGDLHIYVYTLVSNIT, from the coding sequence atgatatcactcaagaagaagagtaggaggaagccttcttcccaggccctggggaatattgttggctgcagaatttctcacgggtggaaggaaggtaatgagcctgtcacccattggaaggccatcattctagggcaactgccaacaaacccttctctttatttggtgaagtacgacggaattgacagtgtctacggacaggagctccacagcgatgagaggattttaaatattaaggtcttgcctcacaaagtagtttttcctcaggtgagggatgtccacctcgccagagccctggttggcagaaaggtacaacacaaatttgaggggaaagatggctctgaggacaactggagtgggatggtgctagcccaggtgccattcttacaggactatttttacatttcctacaagaatgatccggtcctctacgtttatcagctcctggatgactacaaggaaggtaacctccacatcattccagagacccctctggctgaggcgagatcaggtgatgaaaatgacttcttaataggtacctgggtgcagtacaccagagatgatggatccaaaaagttcggaaaggttgtttacaaagatctagccaatcctaccgtgtactttatcaaatttcttggtgacctacatatctatgtctatactctggtgtcaaatatcacttaa